One Rhodoferax ferrireducens T118 DNA segment encodes these proteins:
- a CDS encoding DnaJ domain-containing protein produces the protein MTDHYATLGLRSDATLAAIKKAFRQQASLHHPDRNAAASAPARFRAVQEAYEVLSDAAKRQAYDDNRRRNLLDSPIDTAREIWHNYFDQLLRNVHDTKTPRP, from the coding sequence ATGACCGACCACTACGCCACTCTGGGCCTGCGCAGCGATGCGACGCTGGCCGCCATCAAGAAAGCCTTTCGCCAACAGGCCTCGCTGCACCACCCCGACCGCAACGCGGCAGCAAGCGCCCCCGCGCGCTTTCGTGCCGTGCAGGAGGCTTATGAAGTGCTCTCCGATGCGGCCAAGCGTCAGGCCTACGACGACAATCGGCGCCGCAACCTGCTCGACAGCCCGATCGATACCGCGCGCGAGATTTGGCACAATTATTTCGATCAGTTGCTGCGCAACGTCCACGACACAAAGACTCCGAGACCATGA